The following proteins are encoded in a genomic region of Opitutus sp.:
- a CDS encoding phage holin family protein — MNSSFLALLVRWSVLALGVTIATRVIPGIHYDSLGTLVAVVALLSLFNAVLKPLLLLFSLPFIVLTLGIGVLFINALLFLLVGELVNGFSVDTFWHAMGGALIVSLTNMIVSLFIGKPRTAAGGGVPRPPSRPKIKPTDVIDI, encoded by the coding sequence ATGAACTCTTCCTTTTTAGCCCTGCTGGTGCGCTGGTCGGTGCTGGCGCTGGGTGTGACCATCGCCACCCGGGTTATCCCAGGGATCCACTATGACTCCTTGGGGACGCTGGTGGCCGTGGTGGCGCTGCTCAGTCTGTTTAACGCCGTTCTTAAACCCCTGCTGCTGCTCTTCAGCCTGCCCTTCATTGTGCTCACGCTCGGGATCGGCGTGTTGTTTATCAACGCCTTGCTGTTCCTTTTGGTTGGCGAATTGGTCAACGGCTTCTCGGTTGACACCTTCTGGCACGCCATGGGCGGCGCCTTGATCGTGAGTCTGACCAATATGATTGTGAGTCTGTTCATCGGTAAGCCGCGCACAGCCGCCGGCGGCGGCGTCCCCCGCCCGCCTTCCCGGCCCAAGATCAAACCGACCGACGTCATCGACATCTGA